A part of Aquibium oceanicum genomic DNA contains:
- a CDS encoding ExbD/TolR family protein, which translates to MRLPRPTARTKQESTITLINVVFLMLIFFLIAGSLTPPLDKEVALISTAESDQAEPPDALFVTAQGSIRARGAEITPAEYVARIRQDRLLLGGDAITVKIAADRDLPAERLIGIVAELRDAGATRVSVVTERAMP; encoded by the coding sequence ATGCGGCTTCCCAGGCCCACCGCACGCACGAAGCAGGAAAGCACGATCACGCTCATCAACGTGGTCTTCCTGATGCTGATCTTCTTCCTGATCGCCGGTTCGCTGACGCCGCCGCTGGACAAGGAGGTGGCGCTGATCAGCACCGCCGAATCCGACCAGGCAGAGCCGCCGGACGCGCTCTTCGTGACGGCGCAGGGCTCGATCCGTGCGCGAGGCGCCGAGATCACGCCGGCGGAATACGTCGCCAGGATTCGGCAGGACAGGCTCCTCCTTGGCGGCGACGCGATCACGGTCAAGATCGCGGCCGACCGCGATCTTCCAGCTGAACGACTGATCGGGATCGTCGCCGAACTCCGCGACGCAGGGGCCACCCGCGTTTCCGTCGTCACCGAACGCGCGATGCCATGA
- a CDS encoding biopolymer transporter ExbD, producing MRIDAGAGARRRPISVTSLIDVIFLLLLFFMLSSTFTKFAEVEIVGGRAGARAPGVAPGILLRVNRDVWTINGLPVGAEGAVAELKRLEQAGAVSAVLLVRGDMTSQALVSAVERIRRETNLTLQVAR from the coding sequence ATGCGCATTGACGCGGGCGCTGGCGCCCGGCGCCGGCCGATCTCGGTCACGTCGCTGATCGACGTGATATTCCTGCTGCTGCTGTTTTTCATGCTGTCGTCGACGTTCACCAAATTCGCCGAGGTCGAGATCGTCGGCGGCCGCGCCGGCGCACGCGCGCCGGGAGTCGCGCCCGGCATCCTGCTTCGCGTGAACCGAGACGTCTGGACGATTAACGGCTTGCCGGTCGGTGCGGAAGGCGCGGTCGCCGAGCTGAAGCGCCTCGAACAAGCCGGCGCGGTGTCGGCTGTGCTCCTCGTGCGCGGCGACATGACCTCGCAGGCGCTCGTCAGCGCAGTCGAACGCATCCGGCGGGAAACCAACCTGACCCTGCAAGTCGCGAGATAG
- a CDS encoding MotA/TolQ/ExbB proton channel family protein has translation MTDSVFQNMRSFLELGGPVVAILLVLSVFAVALILLKLVQFWRERVGFHGAAQRALHLWVHGNYGDARQVADADPSAVGSALAAAMRLSMTRSVPKGVVEDEVERIAVGRLHDLQRGFRALDAIAQISPLLGLFGTVLGMIEAFQQLQGAGNAVDPSILAGGIWVALLTTAAGLAVAMPVSLVLTWFETRMENERVAIETLTTSFFSQHALGEIRAASPRAEPSVAALTGASHAH, from the coding sequence ATGACCGACAGCGTCTTTCAGAACATGCGCTCCTTCCTGGAGCTTGGCGGCCCGGTGGTCGCCATCCTTCTGGTACTCTCCGTCTTCGCGGTGGCGCTGATCCTGTTGAAACTGGTGCAGTTCTGGCGCGAGCGCGTCGGCTTCCACGGCGCCGCGCAGCGTGCCCTGCATCTGTGGGTGCACGGCAACTATGGCGATGCGCGCCAGGTCGCCGACGCCGACCCGTCGGCGGTCGGATCAGCGCTCGCGGCGGCGATGCGGCTTTCCATGACGCGCAGCGTGCCCAAAGGCGTGGTCGAGGACGAGGTCGAGCGCATCGCGGTCGGCCGGCTGCACGACCTGCAGCGCGGTTTCCGCGCGCTCGACGCCATCGCGCAGATTTCGCCGCTGCTCGGCCTGTTCGGAACCGTGCTCGGCATGATCGAGGCCTTCCAGCAGTTGCAAGGCGCCGGCAACGCAGTGGACCCCTCCATCCTGGCCGGCGGCATCTGGGTCGCGCTGCTCACCACCGCCGCCGGTCTCGCCGTCGCCATGCCCGTCTCGCTGGTGCTGACCTGGTTCGAAACGCGGATGGAGAACGAGCGCGTGGCGATCGAAACACTCACCACCAGCTTCTTCTCGCAGCACGCGCTGGGCGAGATCCGCGCCGCCTCTCCCCGCGCCGAACCGTCGGTCGCGGCGTTGACCGGGGCGAGCCATGCGCATTGA
- a CDS encoding TonB-dependent receptor domain-containing protein — protein MGLVARNVAVLLGGAALSAVVVQMAGAQEETRTNAEDKQGRVTMLQRLVFGAGVEKVAIDTPQSVTVIEQEEIDRLQPQTIGEVIRAVPGVNVTGSDRVLGQSFNIRGIGAPENSGDGGRIIVNVDGVQKFYEQYRLGSFFSDPELYKRVEVLRGPASSTLYGSGALGGVINFETKDASDYIRDGDNGAFRMKSSWSSNGNGWLFSPVLAQRFGGDAELLVTGNYRFADPYEDGAGNEIVGSNFEAWSGLVKGTFNVGDEGKLRASYQRWDSDLADQQLSQTSTATFFGLIDRHVIDQTAILSYENPFTDNDMLDVKVSASYSDTSNSQRDADLRSSCSPGSFSIVCDSDYAYQTWQLNAQNTMEWTGANWQNYLTYGSQSTYQRRVADAFLNDGTLLPVTFHPEGTDLKTGVFVQNEFIWDDRLTLIPGIRLDWHRLTPGTGVTDRGNPMSDSDDTAISPKIAAHYKFNDTFAVFGSIAHTERFPTIDEVFSTASSSATFLPSLDLRKERSDNFEGGFAVSGYDMVQPGDAGQIKVTGFYNDVTDLIALDSPFTAGFNDRAGFVNIASAQIYGFEVESAYDADYFFANVAYSYVVGKNKTPGADYDKYLTSIAPHELAFTVGGKVPQHDLQFGWRSRIVANPQDPALRSDTAIGTSTRYAKAFDVHDVFLSWTPQEGQFSGWEVQAGVDNLFDEDFKEFLNNDRAMGRTFKISLSKQIGWQ, from the coding sequence ATGGGGTTGGTGGCTCGGAACGTCGCGGTATTGCTGGGTGGAGCCGCGCTGAGCGCGGTGGTCGTACAGATGGCCGGCGCGCAGGAGGAAACGCGCACGAACGCGGAAGACAAGCAGGGCCGCGTGACCATGCTGCAGCGCCTGGTCTTCGGCGCCGGCGTGGAAAAGGTCGCGATCGACACGCCGCAATCCGTCACCGTGATCGAGCAGGAAGAGATCGATCGGCTGCAGCCGCAGACGATCGGTGAAGTGATCCGAGCGGTGCCGGGCGTGAACGTGACGGGTTCGGATCGCGTTCTGGGCCAAAGCTTCAACATCCGGGGCATCGGCGCGCCGGAAAACAGCGGCGACGGCGGGCGCATCATCGTCAATGTCGATGGCGTCCAGAAATTCTACGAGCAGTATCGGCTCGGTTCGTTCTTCTCCGATCCGGAACTCTACAAGCGTGTCGAGGTGCTGCGTGGTCCCGCATCCTCCACGCTTTATGGATCCGGTGCCCTCGGCGGCGTGATCAACTTCGAAACCAAGGACGCCTCCGACTACATCAGGGACGGGGACAACGGTGCTTTCCGGATGAAGTCGAGCTGGAGCAGCAACGGGAACGGATGGCTCTTCTCACCGGTGCTCGCCCAGCGGTTCGGCGGAGATGCCGAGTTGCTCGTCACCGGCAACTACCGGTTCGCCGATCCCTATGAGGATGGAGCCGGCAATGAGATCGTCGGATCGAACTTCGAGGCATGGTCGGGACTGGTCAAGGGCACCTTCAACGTCGGAGACGAAGGCAAGCTGCGCGCCTCCTACCAGCGCTGGGATTCAGACCTCGCCGACCAGCAGTTGTCGCAAACCAGCACCGCGACCTTCTTCGGTCTGATCGACCGGCACGTGATCGACCAGACCGCCATACTCTCCTACGAGAATCCCTTCACCGACAATGACATGCTGGATGTGAAGGTATCCGCCTCCTATTCGGATACCAGCAATTCGCAGCGCGATGCCGATCTGCGCTCTTCCTGCAGCCCTGGGTCATTTTCGATCGTGTGCGATTCGGACTACGCCTACCAGACGTGGCAGCTGAATGCGCAGAACACGATGGAGTGGACCGGCGCCAACTGGCAGAACTATCTTACATATGGTTCCCAGAGCACCTACCAGCGCCGAGTGGCCGATGCCTTCCTGAACGACGGGACGTTGCTCCCGGTGACCTTCCACCCCGAAGGAACCGATCTCAAGACGGGCGTCTTCGTCCAAAACGAGTTCATCTGGGACGACAGGCTGACCCTCATCCCCGGCATTCGGCTCGACTGGCATCGCCTCACTCCGGGCACCGGCGTCACGGACCGCGGGAACCCCATGAGCGACAGCGACGACACGGCGATTTCGCCTAAGATCGCGGCGCACTACAAGTTCAACGACACTTTCGCCGTCTTCGGCTCCATCGCTCATACCGAGCGATTCCCCACCATCGATGAAGTCTTCTCGACGGCAAGCTCCTCTGCAACCTTCCTTCCTAGCCTCGACCTTCGCAAGGAACGATCCGACAATTTCGAAGGCGGTTTCGCGGTCTCGGGGTACGACATGGTTCAGCCGGGTGATGCCGGCCAGATCAAGGTCACCGGCTTCTACAATGACGTCACGGACCTGATCGCGCTCGACTCGCCTTTCACCGCGGGATTCAATGACCGGGCAGGTTTCGTCAACATAGCGTCGGCGCAGATATACGGCTTCGAAGTGGAGTCGGCCTACGACGCGGACTATTTCTTCGCCAACGTCGCCTACTCCTACGTGGTCGGGAAGAACAAGACGCCCGGTGCGGACTACGACAAGTACCTGACCTCGATCGCCCCGCATGAGCTTGCCTTCACCGTCGGTGGCAAGGTTCCCCAGCACGACCTGCAGTTCGGCTGGCGTTCGCGCATCGTTGCAAACCCGCAGGATCCGGCACTCCGCTCCGACACGGCCATCGGAACCTCCACGCGCTACGCGAAGGCCTTCGACGTCCACGACGTGTTCCTCTCGTGGACTCCGCAGGAAGGCCAGTTCTCCGGCTGGGAGGTGCAGGCTGGCGTCGACAATCTGTTCGACGAGGACTTCAAGGAATTCCTCAACAACGACCGTGCGATGGGCCGGACGTTCAAGATCTCACTCAGCAAGCAGATAGGATGGCAGTGA
- the hemP gene encoding hemin uptake protein HemP translates to MTTTRTSYDLSYRDHCNEPAPRGFLRGDPRQLRTLTSQALFLGEHEIGIEHQGSLYRLKITRQGKLILNK, encoded by the coding sequence GTGACCACGACCCGCACCTCGTACGACCTGTCGTACCGCGACCATTGCAACGAGCCGGCCCCGCGCGGATTCCTGCGCGGCGACCCGCGCCAGTTGAGAACCCTCACCAGCCAGGCGCTGTTTCTCGGCGAGCATGAGATCGGCATCGAGCATCAAGGATCGCTCTACCGGCTGAAGATCACCCGCCAGGGCAAGCTCATTCTCAACAAGTAG
- a CDS encoding hemin-degrading factor — protein sequence MTAASIPSPAAIRQARADNPRMRERDLASQLGVTECQLVAAHCGFGVRRIRADVEKLLAGVTALGEVMALTRNESAVHEKIGVYEKPVSGKHASMVLGSEIDLRIFPKHWVHGFAVEKGEGDDIRRSLQFFDAAGDAVHKIHMRENSNLEAYEDLVAILFSPDQLDALPVAGPRLVQAANDPGLRADLEGLRARWSGMTDVHQFVGILRDLDLTRRQAVELVGSDFAWRLADDAVPALMRLAANEQLPIMCFVGNGGCIQIHSGPITEIKPMGPWINVMDPTFHLHLRTDRITDVWAVRKPNRDGHVSSIEAYGADGSMIIQFFGKRKEGTDERPDWRSLVEGLPRLERSSAA from the coding sequence ATGACCGCTGCTTCTATTCCGTCTCCCGCCGCGATCCGGCAGGCGAGGGCCGACAATCCCAGGATGCGCGAGCGCGATCTCGCGAGCCAGCTCGGCGTGACCGAGTGTCAGCTTGTCGCCGCCCATTGCGGCTTCGGCGTGCGCCGCATCCGGGCCGACGTCGAGAAACTCCTCGCTGGCGTCACCGCGCTCGGCGAGGTCATGGCCCTGACGCGCAACGAAAGCGCCGTCCATGAGAAGATCGGGGTCTATGAAAAGCCGGTTTCCGGCAAGCATGCCTCGATGGTGCTCGGCAGCGAGATCGACCTTCGTATTTTCCCAAAGCACTGGGTTCATGGCTTCGCCGTAGAGAAGGGGGAGGGCGACGACATCCGGCGCAGTCTCCAGTTCTTCGACGCCGCCGGCGATGCGGTCCACAAGATTCACATGCGCGAGAATTCGAACCTCGAGGCCTACGAGGATCTGGTGGCCATCCTGTTCTCGCCCGACCAGTTGGACGCACTCCCGGTCGCCGGCCCGCGCCTCGTTCAAGCGGCCAACGATCCGGGCTTGCGCGCCGACCTGGAAGGTCTGCGCGCCCGCTGGAGCGGCATGACCGACGTGCACCAATTCGTCGGCATCCTGCGCGATCTCGACCTGACGCGCCGGCAGGCGGTGGAGCTCGTCGGATCGGACTTCGCCTGGCGGCTCGCCGACGACGCCGTCCCGGCCCTGATGCGCCTCGCCGCGAACGAGCAATTGCCGATCATGTGCTTCGTCGGCAATGGCGGCTGCATCCAGATACATTCGGGGCCAATCACCGAGATCAAGCCGATGGGGCCGTGGATCAACGTCATGGATCCGACGTTCCATCTCCATCTCAGGACCGATCGCATCACGGACGTATGGGCGGTGCGCAAGCCGAACCGGGATGGCCACGTCTCCTCGATCGAGGCTTACGGCGCCGATGGATCGATGATCATCCAGTTCTTCGGCAAGCGGAAGGAAGGCACCGACGAGCGTCCCGATTGGCGCTCCCTCGTGGAGGGCCTTCCCAGGCTTGAACGGTCCAGCGCGGCTTGA
- a CDS encoding heme/hemin ABC transporter substrate-binding protein: MSLRTSRRGIARASAIGFTLVLTLVPLLAPPPGGLAMASQVEALPSGAQRVVSVGGSITEILYALGEEDRLVARDSTSLYPQEALSLPDVGYMRALSPEGVLSVNPDGILALEGSGPPEAIQVLEKASVPMVVIPERFDSQGIVDKITAVGQAIGEPEKAEAFAAKVAGDLDAAKKITAGVEDRKKVLFILSLQGGKILASGTGSAANGIIELAGGENAIIGYSGYKQLTDEAVIEAQPDVVLMMDREGDLSIDENELFSNPAIAATPAGMNRQVIRMDGLYLLGFGPRTAAAVKDLAVRLYGDEITN; encoded by the coding sequence ATGTCCCTGAGAACCTCCCGGCGCGGCATCGCGCGCGCGAGTGCGATCGGCTTCACCCTCGTCCTGACGCTGGTGCCGCTGCTGGCGCCGCCGCCCGGCGGTTTGGCCATGGCCTCGCAGGTGGAGGCGCTGCCCTCCGGTGCGCAGCGCGTCGTGTCCGTCGGCGGCTCCATCACCGAGATCCTCTACGCGCTCGGCGAGGAGGACCGTCTGGTAGCGCGCGATTCCACGAGCCTCTATCCGCAGGAGGCGCTGTCGCTGCCGGACGTCGGATACATGCGGGCGCTCTCGCCGGAAGGCGTCCTGTCGGTCAATCCCGACGGCATCCTCGCGCTTGAGGGCAGCGGTCCGCCCGAAGCGATCCAGGTGCTGGAGAAGGCAAGCGTCCCGATGGTCGTGATTCCGGAGCGCTTCGACAGCCAGGGCATCGTCGACAAGATCACGGCGGTCGGCCAGGCCATCGGCGAACCGGAGAAGGCGGAGGCCTTCGCCGCGAAGGTGGCCGGCGACCTTGATGCCGCGAAGAAGATCACCGCCGGCGTGGAGGACCGCAAGAAGGTGCTGTTCATCCTCAGCCTGCAGGGCGGAAAGATCCTCGCCTCGGGAACCGGCAGCGCGGCCAACGGCATCATCGAGCTTGCCGGCGGCGAAAACGCCATCATCGGCTATTCCGGTTACAAGCAGCTGACCGACGAGGCGGTGATCGAGGCACAGCCGGATGTGGTGCTCATGATGGATCGCGAGGGCGACCTCAGCATCGACGAGAACGAACTCTTCTCCAATCCGGCCATCGCCGCGACGCCCGCCGGCATGAACAGGCAGGTGATCCGGATGGACGGGCTCTATCTGCTGGGCTTCGGTCCCCGGACCGCAGCCGCGGTGAAGGACCTCGCCGTCCGGCTCTACGGCGACGAGATCACGAACTGA
- a CDS encoding FecCD family ABC transporter permease gives MMAAARPRREDPVEGDRSARARLAILLCGLLLGVVALASLGYGASDTSAATLLWNLVSGGGADAISARDRIIVYDIRLPRVILGILIGAALAVSGAVMQGLFRNPLADPGLVGVSAGAGLGAISVIVLGTTALGPVVRMFGIYALPFAAFLGGLATTLILYRVATRRGQTSIATMLLAGIALAAMAGAFSGVMVYLADDRQLRDLTFWGLGSLAGATWSKIAAAGPIIVVTLLAAPFLARGLNALSLGEATAHHLGVPVQRLKNVAIVTVAAAIGACVAVSGGIGFVGIVVPHLLRLLIGPDNRYLLPASALLGATLLLAADAVSRTIVAPAELPIGIVTAAVGAPFFLWILLRRRGILDL, from the coding sequence ATGATGGCGGCGGCCCGGCCGCGCCGGGAGGATCCGGTTGAAGGTGACAGGTCGGCCCGCGCGCGCCTCGCGATCCTGCTTTGCGGCCTGCTTCTCGGCGTGGTCGCGCTCGCCAGCCTCGGCTACGGCGCATCGGACACATCCGCGGCGACGCTGCTGTGGAACCTGGTGTCAGGTGGCGGTGCCGATGCGATCTCGGCCCGCGACCGGATCATCGTCTACGACATCCGCCTGCCGCGCGTGATCCTCGGCATTTTGATAGGCGCCGCGCTCGCCGTCTCGGGCGCCGTCATGCAGGGGCTGTTCCGCAATCCGCTCGCCGATCCGGGCCTTGTCGGCGTCTCGGCGGGGGCTGGCCTCGGGGCGATCAGCGTCATCGTGCTGGGAACCACCGCGCTCGGTCCCGTCGTGCGGATGTTCGGCATCTACGCGTTGCCCTTCGCCGCCTTCCTGGGCGGCCTCGCCACCACCCTCATTCTCTATCGCGTCGCGACTCGGCGCGGACAAACCTCCATCGCCACCATGCTGCTCGCCGGCATCGCGCTCGCGGCGATGGCAGGCGCGTTTTCGGGCGTCATGGTATATCTGGCCGACGACCGGCAGCTCCGCGATCTCACCTTCTGGGGCCTCGGATCGCTCGCCGGCGCGACCTGGAGCAAGATCGCGGCCGCGGGCCCGATCATCGTCGTGACCCTTCTCGCGGCACCCTTCCTGGCGCGCGGCCTGAACGCGCTCAGCCTCGGCGAGGCAACCGCGCATCATCTCGGCGTTCCGGTGCAGCGGTTGAAGAACGTCGCCATCGTCACGGTCGCGGCGGCCATAGGCGCCTGCGTTGCGGTCTCGGGGGGCATCGGCTTCGTCGGCATCGTGGTGCCGCATCTGCTCCGGCTGCTGATCGGTCCCGACAACCGCTACCTTTTGCCGGCTTCCGCCCTGCTGGGCGCTACCCTGCTGCTCGCCGCCGATGCGGTCAGCCGAACGATCGTCGCGCCGGCCGAATTGCCGATCGGCATCGTGACGGCGGCCGTCGGTGCCCCCTTCTTCCTCTGGATACTGCTGCGCCGGCGCGGCATCCTGGACCTCTAG
- a CDS encoding heme ABC transporter ATP-binding protein yields the protein MIEATDLDVFIGNKRIVTGASFEARPGEFVSIVGPNGSGKTTLMRALCGDLGYSGEITFSGRSMSALKPWQLAGIRAVLPQAATLSFPFTVREVVKLGLTGGRSGVLPGEAARLPERALAKVDLEGFAGRFYQELSGGEQQRVQLARVLCQVWAPVLEGNPRFLLLDEPVSSLDIKHQLVIMRIAREFADRGGGTVAILHDLNLASMFSDRIYVMHRGRIAASGAPGEVLQDDLISRVFECGMKVGVPAPMGMPYVLPQTATISP from the coding sequence ATGATCGAAGCGACCGACCTCGACGTCTTCATCGGCAACAAGCGGATCGTCACCGGCGCCAGCTTCGAAGCGCGTCCGGGAGAATTCGTCTCCATCGTCGGCCCAAACGGCTCAGGCAAGACGACGCTGATGCGGGCGCTGTGTGGAGACCTCGGTTATTCCGGCGAGATCACCTTTTCCGGGCGCTCGATGTCGGCCTTGAAGCCGTGGCAGCTTGCCGGCATCCGCGCCGTCCTGCCGCAGGCCGCGACGCTGTCGTTTCCCTTCACGGTCCGCGAAGTCGTCAAGCTCGGCCTGACGGGCGGCCGTTCCGGTGTCCTGCCAGGGGAGGCTGCCCGACTGCCGGAACGCGCCCTCGCCAAGGTCGACCTGGAGGGTTTCGCGGGGCGCTTCTATCAGGAACTCTCTGGCGGAGAGCAGCAGCGCGTCCAGCTTGCCCGCGTCCTGTGCCAGGTGTGGGCACCGGTGCTGGAGGGCAATCCGCGTTTCCTCCTGCTCGACGAGCCGGTGTCGAGCCTCGACATCAAACACCAGCTGGTCATCATGCGCATCGCGCGCGAGTTCGCCGACAGGGGAGGCGGGACGGTGGCGATCCTCCACGACCTCAACCTCGCCTCCATGTTCTCCGACCGGATCTACGTCATGCACCGCGGCCGGATCGCGGCATCGGGTGCGCCGGGCGAAGTGCTGCAGGACGATCTGATTTCGCGGGTCTTCGAGTGTGGAATGAAAGTGGGCGTTCCCGCGCCGATGGGCATGCCCTACGTGCTGCCGCAGACGGCGACGATCTCGCCTTGA
- a CDS encoding O-antigen ligase family protein — MTAHASPVPRAAVNAKLVSMLVAGAISIAVFLSGFVIREPAPYELYMVALMAVWGLFGLRISRSVTPLLILLVVFNIGGMIAITQMEVLKEAPLYIAVSLFLAFTAVFYAAVLEARPDLYRLMFMAWIAAAVSTSAFGILGYFHAFPGAEMFTKYERAAGVFEDPNVFGPFITLPGIWLLHRVLTGPVARMPLYGVPLLIIAFGLFLSFSRGAWGLFAFSALMTALALFIQHRSGLFRLRILLMGGAAFVLLVLALVIALQIPAIADLFSTRAQLVQEYDSARLGRFARHAIGFMLATEKPLGIGPLVFGLTFGEDTHNIWLKALMDYGWLGFAAWFIMIMWTLGAGFRILFRDRPWQPYFLCAYVVFLGHVLLGTVIDTDHWRHFYLLLGMVWGGLALEARHQHEAIRTDLALRRRSTAALG; from the coding sequence ATGACGGCACACGCCTCGCCGGTCCCGCGCGCGGCGGTCAACGCAAAACTCGTCTCGATGCTGGTGGCGGGCGCCATCTCGATCGCCGTCTTCCTCTCCGGGTTCGTCATCCGCGAACCCGCGCCCTACGAACTCTACATGGTCGCGCTGATGGCGGTCTGGGGCCTCTTCGGCCTCAGGATCTCGCGCTCCGTGACGCCGCTCCTCATCCTGCTCGTCGTGTTCAATATCGGCGGCATGATCGCCATCACGCAGATGGAGGTCCTGAAGGAGGCGCCGCTCTACATCGCCGTGTCCCTGTTCCTGGCCTTTACCGCAGTGTTTTACGCGGCGGTGCTGGAGGCGAGGCCCGATCTCTACCGACTGATGTTCATGGCCTGGATCGCAGCCGCGGTCAGCACGTCCGCCTTTGGCATCCTCGGCTACTTCCATGCCTTTCCCGGCGCCGAGATGTTCACCAAGTACGAGCGCGCGGCGGGCGTGTTCGAGGACCCGAACGTCTTCGGTCCCTTCATCACGCTCCCCGGTATCTGGCTGCTTCACCGGGTCCTGACCGGACCCGTCGCGCGTATGCCGCTCTACGGCGTTCCGCTGCTGATCATCGCGTTCGGCCTGTTCCTGTCGTTCTCGCGCGGGGCATGGGGACTGTTCGCCTTCAGCGCGCTGATGACGGCGCTCGCGCTGTTCATCCAGCACCGCAGCGGCCTCTTCCGCCTCCGCATCCTGCTGATGGGCGGTGCGGCCTTCGTCCTGCTCGTTCTGGCGCTCGTCATCGCGCTGCAGATCCCGGCTATTGCGGACCTGTTCAGCACACGCGCCCAGCTGGTCCAGGAATATGATTCAGCCAGGCTCGGCCGCTTCGCGCGGCACGCGATCGGCTTCATGCTCGCCACCGAAAAGCCGCTCGGGATCGGGCCGCTGGTGTTCGGCCTCACCTTCGGCGAGGACACACACAACATCTGGCTGAAGGCGCTGATGGACTACGGCTGGCTCGGTTTCGCCGCCTGGTTCATCATGATCATGTGGACGCTCGGGGCCGGGTTCAGGATCCTGTTCAGGGATCGTCCCTGGCAGCCCTATTTCCTGTGCGCCTACGTCGTCTTCCTCGGCCATGTGCTGCTCGGAACCGTGATCGACACCGATCACTGGCGTCACTTCTACCTGCTGCTCGGCATGGTGTGGGGCGGGCTGGCGCTCGAAGCGCGCCACCAGCACGAAGCCATCCGCACCGACCTGGCTCTCCGACGGCGCAGCACAGCGGCGTTGGGATAG
- a CDS encoding undecaprenyl-phosphate glucose phosphotransferase has protein sequence MNQIDPTSRFTPDAVRRFENAKEERGKSAELGSVARQVASQYRRDTMSPVMVSGKLRILEFLLLLTAGALAYTYRIGVPRQFDWDYLAAILGGSLLTVILLEFTDSYQMAALRKPLAHVRTFALVWSGAFAAMALASVFMKNSADFSRLWFAGWYVSGFAVILGLRLVMARLIKRWARNGVMERRAVIVGGGQAAETLIRSLERQADNDIRICGIFDDRDDRRSPPIVAGYPKLGNISELIEFARAARIDMLIVSLPLTAEARVLSMLKKLWVLPVDIRLSAHSSELRFRPRSYSYIGSVPLLDIFDKPINDWDSVAKRAFDIVFSLIGIAVFSPIMLATAIAIKLDSKGPILFKQKRHGFNNEVIEVYKFRSMYADQSDPTAKRAVTKGDPRVTRVGRVIRKTSIDELPQFFNALFGSLALVGPRPHAVAAQSHNLLYTEVVDGYFARHKVKPGVTGWAQINGWRGEMDTDEKIKKRTEFDLFYIENWSLWFDLKILLMTPIRLLDTENAY, from the coding sequence ATGAACCAGATCGATCCAACGTCGCGTTTCACGCCGGATGCCGTGCGCCGGTTCGAAAACGCGAAGGAAGAACGCGGCAAGAGCGCCGAACTCGGTTCGGTTGCGCGCCAGGTCGCATCGCAGTACCGGCGCGACACCATGTCCCCGGTCATGGTCAGCGGCAAGCTGCGCATCCTGGAATTCCTGCTCCTGCTCACGGCCGGCGCCCTGGCCTACACATACCGTATCGGCGTCCCCCGGCAGTTCGACTGGGACTATCTTGCGGCGATCCTCGGCGGTTCGCTGTTGACCGTCATCCTGCTCGAGTTCACCGATTCCTACCAGATGGCGGCGCTTCGCAAGCCTCTGGCGCATGTGCGCACCTTCGCGCTCGTGTGGTCGGGTGCCTTCGCGGCCATGGCGCTCGCTAGCGTCTTCATGAAGAATTCCGCGGATTTCTCGCGGCTCTGGTTCGCCGGATGGTACGTGTCGGGCTTCGCCGTCATCCTTGGCCTACGCCTGGTGATGGCACGTCTGATCAAGCGCTGGGCACGCAATGGCGTGATGGAAAGGCGCGCCGTCATCGTCGGCGGCGGACAAGCGGCGGAAACGCTGATCCGTTCGCTGGAACGACAGGCCGACAACGACATCCGGATCTGCGGCATCTTCGACGACCGCGACGACCGCCGCTCGCCGCCGATCGTCGCCGGCTACCCGAAGCTCGGCAACATCTCGGAACTAATCGAGTTCGCCCGTGCCGCGCGCATCGACATGCTGATCGTCTCCCTGCCGCTTACGGCCGAGGCGCGCGTGCTTTCCATGCTGAAAAAGCTCTGGGTCCTGCCGGTCGACATCCGCCTGTCGGCGCACTCGAGCGAACTGCGCTTTAGGCCCCGCTCCTACTCCTACATCGGCTCGGTACCGCTGCTCGATATCTTCGACAAGCCGATCAACGACTGGGATTCGGTTGCCAAGCGCGCCTTCGACATCGTCTTCTCGCTCATCGGCATCGCCGTGTTCTCGCCAATCATGCTGGCGACCGCGATCGCCATCAAGCTCGACAGCAAGGGTCCGATCCTGTTCAAGCAGAAGCGGCACGGCTTCAACAACGAGGTCATCGAGGTCTACAAGTTCCGCTCCATGTATGCGGACCAGTCTGACCCCACGGCCAAGCGCGCCGTGACCAAGGGCGACCCGCGCGTGACCCGCGTCGGACGCGTCATCCGCAAGACCTCGATCGACGAACTGCCGCAGTTCTTCAATGCTTTGTTCGGCAGCCTGGCGCTCGTCGGCCCGCGCCCCCACGCCGTGGCCGCGCAGTCGCACAATCTGCTCTACACCGAAGTGGTCGACGGCTACTTCGCCCGCCACAAGGTCAAACCCGGCGTCACCGGCTGGGCCCAGATCAACGGTTGGCGGGGCGAGATGGACACGGACGAGAAGATCAAGAAGCGGACGGAGTTCGATCTGTTCTACATCGAGAACTGGTCGCTCTGGTTCGATCTCAAGATCCTTCTGATGACGCCGATCCGCCTGCTCGACACCGAGAACGCATATTGA